One Pleurocapsa sp. PCC 7327 DNA segment encodes these proteins:
- a CDS encoding class I SAM-dependent methyltransferase: MNELADRVCAVCGSQDLELFFEMLDVPVYCNLLWTEREAAQNCPKGDIKLSFCHSCGFITNVAFDPAKLGYNRDYENSLHYSPRFQQYADSLAADLVERHHLYNKDIIEIGCGKGDFLISLCELGNNRGIGFDPSYVARPEHIPLADRVQFIQDYYSQQYKNYQADLIVCRHTLEHVTNPADLLEPLRQAIGARLDTPVFFEVPNALYTLRHLAIWDIIYEHCSYFVPTSLKQTFSHCGFVPQEVREVFDGQFICLESLPANGQIASSDRADEIEVLSKDIASFKMRFDALVETWREKLEKMSRSGQKVVIWGTGSKGVTFLNLLNVGNAIEYAVDINPRKQGMYVAGEGQQIVSPEFLREYQPDIVIVMNPIYKGEIKQAIADLSCNAEMICV; this comes from the coding sequence ATGAACGAGTTAGCCGATCGCGTCTGTGCTGTTTGTGGGTCTCAGGATCTGGAGTTATTTTTTGAAATGTTAGACGTTCCCGTCTACTGCAATCTTTTGTGGACGGAACGGGAAGCAGCTCAGAATTGTCCCAAGGGAGATATCAAACTTTCTTTCTGCCATAGTTGTGGCTTTATTACCAATGTGGCGTTCGATCCAGCTAAATTAGGCTATAATCGGGATTACGAAAACTCTTTACACTACTCGCCTCGGTTTCAGCAATATGCCGACTCCCTCGCTGCTGACTTGGTAGAGCGGCATCATCTCTATAACAAAGATATTATCGAAATTGGTTGCGGCAAAGGAGATTTTCTGATTTCCCTGTGCGAACTGGGCAATAATCGCGGCATTGGTTTCGACCCCAGCTACGTAGCCAGACCAGAACATATCCCCCTAGCCGATCGCGTTCAATTTATTCAGGATTATTATTCGCAGCAATACAAAAATTATCAAGCCGATCTGATCGTTTGTCGGCACACCCTAGAACACGTCACCAATCCTGCCGATCTACTCGAACCGCTGCGACAGGCGATTGGCGCTCGCCTCGATACCCCCGTTTTCTTTGAAGTTCCCAACGCTCTGTATACTCTTCGCCATCTCGCGATCTGGGATATTATCTACGAACATTGCAGTTATTTCGTGCCGACTTCTCTCAAACAAACCTTTTCTCATTGTGGGTTTGTACCGCAGGAAGTTCGTGAAGTATTTGACGGACAGTTTATTTGCTTGGAATCCCTACCAGCGAACGGACAAATCGCTAGCAGCGATCGCGCGGATGAAATCGAGGTATTGTCAAAAGATATTGCTAGCTTTAAGATGAGATTCGATGCTCTAGTGGAAACATGGCGAGAAAAACTGGAAAAAATGTCGCGTTCGGGACAAAAAGTCGTTATTTGGGGAACTGGCTCGAAGGGAGTGACTTTTTTGAATCTCCTGAACGTCGGGAACGCGATCGAGTATGCCGTCGATATCAATCCTCGCAAACAGGGAATGTACGTGGCTGGAGAGGGACAGCAAATTGTCTCGCCGGAATTTCTGCGAGAGTATCAACCGGATATCGT
- a CDS encoding glycosyltransferase family 2 protein translates to MNNWKPRVSMGIPVYNGENFLREVLDSLLAQTFEDFELIISDNASSDKTEEICQSYATKDKRIRYHRQEINRGPAWNFNRVFELAQGEYFKWVAHDDIYAPEFVAKCVEVLDRDDSIVLCYAKTKFIDSEGKILKDYNYQIATDSPQPAERYRSLVLVNHRKHAAVEIFGLIRSDALKQTPLLGYYARGDSVLLVRLSLLGRFYEIPEYLFFNRDHSQRSVKEKQVQIARGRTIVAKFLGMGPLPPTEWFDPSKKGKIDFPEWRLFYEYFISVTSFPLSVNQKLSCYLSLSSWLAGNWIKLVRDLLIAAEQSLRNTFESSNQTGQMQKKMEKEAV, encoded by the coding sequence CTCTTCTAGCGCAAACTTTTGAAGATTTTGAGTTAATCATTTCGGATAACGCCTCTAGCGATAAAACTGAGGAAATTTGTCAAAGCTATGCGACAAAAGATAAGCGCATTCGCTACCACCGCCAAGAGATAAATCGGGGACCGGCATGGAATTTCAATCGAGTCTTCGAGTTAGCCCAGGGCGAGTACTTCAAGTGGGTAGCCCACGACGATATCTATGCCCCAGAGTTTGTAGCCAAGTGCGTCGAAGTCCTCGATCGCGACGATTCCATTGTATTGTGCTACGCAAAAACTAAGTTTATCGATTCAGAAGGGAAAATTCTCAAAGACTACAATTACCAGATCGCTACCGATTCGCCACAGCCAGCGGAGCGCTATCGCAGCCTGGTATTAGTCAACCACAGGAAACATGCCGCCGTTGAAATTTTTGGGCTGATCCGTAGCGATGCCCTTAAGCAAACCCCGCTTCTTGGTTACTACGCCCGTGGAGATAGCGTTCTCCTAGTCAGGCTGAGTTTGTTGGGTAGGTTTTATGAGATTCCCGAATATTTATTTTTTAACAGAGATCATTCCCAGCGATCGGTCAAAGAAAAGCAGGTTCAAATCGCTAGAGGAAGAACTATAGTCGCCAAATTTCTTGGGATGGGACCATTACCGCCTACAGAATGGTTCGATCCATCGAAAAAAGGAAAAATTGATTTTCCAGAATGGAGACTTTTTTATGAATATTTTATCTCCGTAACATCCTTCCCACTCAGCGTAAATCAAAAGCTATCTTGCTATTTGTCCCTAAGTTCTTGGTTGGCTGGCAATTGGATCAAGTTAGTCAGAGATTTGTTAATTGCTGCCGAACAATCACTGAGGAATACTTTTGAAAGCTCTAACCAAACCGGGCAAATGCAGAAAAAAATGGAAAAAGAAGCTGTCTGA
- a CDS encoding VanZ family protein — translation MNPHDRLTGSSVAIIDRLVERWTPALVIGSFLLVLVATLYPFNFSFQDGISIELITHSFYHPSNSGDLVRNILLFVPFGFGATCLTRRLKLGFIASFLVIAIASTVLSVTVEILQVFIPSRAPTIADIATNSIGGYLGFVCFYLLQLIPLGFAWAIAKRKCLLSPKTLTAGFIGYFSLMCLIAIALQNTINLSNWESSFPLLLGNEQTGDRPWQGYVSQVDIADRAFSKAEIAQIFNNPNGLTPLEDAAIASYRLRGKGSYADLKGNLPDLSWHGKPSDTENRAGVFLSDSHWLQTVAPATAIAQKIGKTSQFTIGIVLATADTRQFGPARILSLSSDLFQRNFTLGQEGSDLVFRLRTPVTGTNANHPDFVVPNVFSDTNFHRSIVTYNGVTLSVYIDRVELFSSLDLTPEIALSRYVLCFLDGWSVSLDSLSKKAYNLFYYGLIFIPLGCLLGLILTISRGDIRLASAIVVGGILFPAGILEGILMSGSGRAANWENLLHSSIIFCATVVLVKRKAESWLASS, via the coding sequence ATGAATCCACACGATCGTCTTACCGGATCTTCTGTCGCTATTATCGATCGCCTAGTGGAGCGATGGACTCCTGCTCTAGTAATTGGTAGCTTTTTGCTGGTGCTGGTCGCCACGCTGTACCCTTTTAACTTTTCGTTTCAAGATGGTATCTCGATCGAATTAATTACTCATAGTTTTTACCATCCCAGCAATTCGGGCGATCTGGTCAGGAATATTCTGTTATTTGTTCCCTTTGGTTTTGGGGCGACCTGTCTGACTCGGAGACTCAAGTTAGGATTTATCGCCAGTTTTCTAGTCATCGCGATCGCCAGTACTGTCTTATCGGTGACGGTCGAGATCCTTCAGGTATTTATCCCTTCGAGAGCGCCTACGATCGCAGATATCGCGACCAATAGCATCGGAGGCTATTTGGGTTTTGTCTGCTTTTACCTGTTGCAGCTTATCCCCCTCGGTTTTGCCTGGGCGATCGCAAAAAGAAAATGCCTTCTCTCACCCAAGACGTTAACAGCGGGGTTCATCGGCTATTTTAGCCTGATGTGTCTAATCGCGATCGCCCTACAGAATACAATAAATCTTAGCAATTGGGAATCGAGTTTTCCGCTGTTGCTGGGCAACGAGCAAACGGGGGATCGACCCTGGCAAGGGTATGTTTCTCAAGTGGACATTGCCGACCGCGCCTTTTCTAAGGCAGAGATAGCCCAAATTTTTAACAATCCGAATGGTTTGACTCCGCTTGAAGACGCGGCAATTGCTTCCTATCGCTTGAGGGGCAAAGGCAGCTACGCCGATCTAAAAGGAAATCTTCCCGATCTATCTTGGCACGGAAAACCGTCAGATACTGAAAACCGAGCAGGGGTCTTTCTCTCTGACAGCCACTGGTTGCAAACAGTCGCTCCTGCCACCGCGATCGCCCAAAAAATTGGCAAAACCTCTCAATTTACCATTGGAATTGTTCTGGCAACGGCTGACACGAGACAATTTGGTCCTGCGCGTATCCTCTCCCTTTCAAGCGATCTTTTTCAGCGCAATTTTACCTTGGGGCAGGAGGGATCTGACCTAGTGTTTCGCTTGCGAACGCCAGTCACGGGAACAAATGCTAACCATCCCGATTTCGTCGTCCCCAATGTATTTTCCGATACCAATTTCCATCGTTCGATCGTTACCTATAATGGTGTGACCCTTAGCGTTTATATCGATCGCGTCGAACTTTTTTCGTCTCTCGATTTAACTCCAGAAATTGCCCTGTCTCGATATGTATTATGTTTTTTAGATGGTTGGAGCGTTAGTCTCGATTCTTTGAGCAAAAAAGCTTACAATCTCTTTTACTACGGACTAATTTTTATTCCTCTGGGATGTCTTCTAGGACTTATCTTAACAATCTCACGGGGAGATATTCGGTTGGCGAGCGCGATCGTTGTAGGAGGAATCCTTTTCCCGGCTGGGATTCTAGAAGGCATTTTAATGAGTGGAAGCGGCAGGGCTGCAAACTGGGAAAACCTGCTACATAGCTCGATCATTTTCTGCGCCACCGTGGTATTGGTCAAAAGAAAAGCCGAGTCTTGGTTGGCAAGCAGTTAG
- the lhgO gene encoding L-2-hydroxyglutarate oxidase, which translates to MFDVAIIGGGIVGLSAAMAVGQRYPDAKILVLEKESDWAAHQTGNNSGVIHSGIYYKPGSFKAKFCREGCRSMVAFCQEHNIAHEVCGKVIVATEPQELPLLENLYQRGLANGIEIARISGEEVKEIEPHVSCLAGIRVYSTGIVDYRQVCQKYAQLICDRGGELHLNTRVEKILETPQGEVLETNQGTFTANFVINCAGLHSDRVARLGRVNPQAKIVPFRGEYYELKPEKRYLVKHLIYPVPNPNFPFLGVHFTRMIDGSVHAGPNAVLSFKREGYKKTDFDLRDFLETMTYPGLWKLAAKHADEGIKEIVRSFSKAAFVRSLQQLIPEVQSDDLIPTHAGVRAQALMDDGKLVDDFLIVEGRNALHVCNAPSPAATSSLEIGKAIAERVPAPRHLKIAVG; encoded by the coding sequence GTGTTTGACGTTGCCATTATTGGTGGAGGAATTGTTGGCTTATCTGCAGCGATGGCTGTGGGACAACGCTATCCAGATGCCAAAATTTTAGTTTTAGAAAAGGAAAGCGATTGGGCGGCTCACCAAACTGGAAATAACAGCGGTGTCATTCACTCTGGGATTTACTACAAACCGGGCAGTTTCAAAGCTAAATTTTGTCGCGAAGGCTGCCGCTCGATGGTTGCCTTCTGCCAAGAGCATAACATCGCCCACGAAGTTTGCGGCAAAGTCATTGTCGCGACCGAACCCCAGGAACTGCCGCTGCTGGAAAATCTCTATCAACGGGGATTGGCAAACGGCATCGAAATTGCCAGAATCAGCGGCGAGGAAGTCAAAGAAATCGAACCGCACGTCAGTTGCTTGGCGGGAATTCGGGTTTATTCGACCGGAATTGTCGATTACAGGCAGGTATGTCAGAAATATGCCCAGCTAATTTGCGATCGCGGTGGGGAACTGCACCTCAATACCAGGGTTGAAAAAATTCTCGAAACCCCGCAAGGAGAAGTACTGGAAACTAACCAAGGCACCTTTACGGCTAATTTTGTCATCAATTGTGCCGGACTGCATAGCGATCGCGTGGCTAGATTGGGTCGCGTCAATCCCCAAGCCAAGATCGTTCCCTTCCGAGGCGAGTATTATGAGCTAAAGCCAGAAAAACGCTATCTGGTCAAGCACCTTATCTATCCCGTTCCCAATCCTAATTTTCCCTTCCTGGGGGTTCATTTTACCCGCATGATAGACGGAAGCGTCCACGCCGGACCAAATGCTGTACTCAGCTTCAAGAGAGAAGGGTATAAAAAAACCGATTTCGACCTGCGGGACTTTCTCGAAACCATGACTTACCCCGGTTTGTGGAAACTGGCTGCCAAACATGCCGATGAAGGGATTAAAGAAATCGTTCGCTCTTTCAGTAAAGCTGCCTTCGTTCGTAGTTTGCAACAGCTCATTCCCGAAGTGCAGTCCGACGACCTAATCCCCACTCATGCAGGCGTTCGAGCGCAAGCACTAATGGACGATGGCAAGCTAGTAGATGATTTTCTCATCGTCGAAGGTCGCAATGCCCTACACGTTTGTAATGCTCCCTCGCCAGCAGCGACTTCTTCCCTCGAAATCGGAAAAGCGATCGCCGAACGGGTTCCCGCACCGCGGCATTTGAAGATAGCGGTTGGCTGA
- a CDS encoding DUF2079 domain-containing protein yields MDILSEKSAQQGLMHHYSLPIVPFLVVAIVSTLAANRSWLRKGKSIILWMLAILFLGLTLRLALIDNKGYLFDWSNWQATQEAIAQVKTKGSVLTTHEIAPHVTHRPVVKFYRSPPVNASKFDYILLNLEHASLRVENTAPGLVEQLERDKRFQLTYQKDKVYLFEKLRNS; encoded by the coding sequence TTGGATATTTTATCTGAAAAGTCTGCCCAGCAAGGCTTAATGCATCATTATTCCCTACCCATCGTCCCCTTTTTAGTGGTGGCGATCGTTTCTACTCTTGCCGCCAATCGATCGTGGCTGCGAAAGGGAAAAAGCATTATCCTGTGGATGTTAGCGATCTTGTTTTTGGGTTTAACTTTAAGGCTTGCCCTGATAGATAATAAAGGTTATTTGTTCGACTGGTCTAATTGGCAAGCAACGCAGGAAGCGATCGCCCAGGTTAAAACCAAAGGCAGCGTGTTAACCACCCATGAAATCGCTCCCCACGTGACTCATCGTCCTGTAGTCAAGTTTTATCGTTCCCCGCCCGTTAATGCGTCTAAATTTGACTATATTTTGCTAAATTTGGAGCATGCAAGTCTCAGGGTTGAAAATACCGCACCTGGTTTGGTCGAGCAACTCGAACGGGACAAACGATTTCAATTAACCTATCAAAAAGATAAAGTTTATCTGTTTGAAAAATTGAGGAATAGTTAG
- a CDS encoding DUF2079 domain-containing protein — protein sequence MKQSLQPLEDTHSSISLQLNTKTLGLAIAASSLFLFLCSSIRHTLFRSGAFDLGIFDQAVYLISQGQPPISSFLGVHILGDHASSILYPLSLFYKIYPDVRWLLAVQAVALALGALPAWALARQAGLKQGQAVGIAAAYLMYPVIPAANLFDFHPEVIAIPALLGAVLAARLGKTAWFVAAIVLFLSCKEILSLTVAAMGVWLFVFEKRRLCGAIAIFSGCAWFLIATQAIIPSFTNLDAGIGTETGMAAGMSRYAYLGGTLPEIAKNLLLKPHLVLERVLSLDTLRYLAFLALPVIWGLSIWDLAPLIGDLQR from the coding sequence ATGAAACAATCCCTGCAACCGCTCGAAGACACTCACAGCTCGATCTCCTTACAGCTAAACACCAAAACTTTGGGTTTGGCGATCGCGGCGAGTAGCTTATTTCTATTTTTGTGTAGCAGCATCAGGCATACACTTTTTCGTTCGGGGGCTTTCGATCTAGGAATTTTTGACCAAGCCGTTTATTTAATTAGCCAAGGACAACCGCCCATATCCTCATTCTTAGGCGTTCATATTTTGGGCGACCATGCATCCTCGATTCTGTATCCGCTGAGTTTATTCTACAAAATTTACCCTGACGTTCGTTGGTTATTAGCCGTACAAGCAGTAGCTTTGGCATTGGGCGCTTTGCCCGCTTGGGCTTTAGCCCGCCAAGCCGGATTAAAGCAAGGACAGGCGGTAGGAATAGCAGCCGCCTACCTTATGTATCCCGTAATTCCAGCGGCCAATCTATTCGATTTTCACCCAGAGGTCATAGCCATTCCGGCGCTTTTGGGTGCGGTTTTGGCAGCGCGTTTGGGGAAGACAGCCTGGTTTGTCGCGGCAATCGTCCTTTTTTTAAGCTGTAAGGAAATCTTATCGCTGACTGTAGCAGCCATGGGAGTCTGGCTGTTCGTGTTTGAGAAAAGGCGTTTATGCGGCGCGATTGCCATCTTTTCCGGTTGTGCTTGGTTTTTGATCGCTACCCAGGCGATTATCCCCTCATTTACTAACCTCGATGCAGGAATAGGAACTGAAACGGGCATGGCGGCTGGAATGAGCCGTTATGCTTATCTGGGCGGAACTCTGCCAGAAATTGCCAAGAATCTGCTGCTGAAGCCGCATCTTGTTTTAGAGCGAGTCCTGTCCCTCGATACTCTTAGATATCTGGCTTTTTTGGCGTTGCCAGTCATTTGGGGACTGTCAATCTGGGATCTCGCTCCGTTAATTGGGGATCTCCAACGCTGA